The segment ACCTTTATTCTGATAATTGTTCGGATTCCCTTCCGTATCAAAGCGAATCGCCACCGAATCCGGTAAATCATGATAGTGATACAGAAAATAAATGAGGGGAATCGCCGCAATCGTCAATAATAGAAGGTTTTTTACAACCTCTTTACCTCTCATCCCGACTCACCATCCTGTTGATCATTGACATGATTCACTTCCATCAACCAACGAAGTAGCTCTTGCATCACACTGGAGTTGAGTGAGTAGTGCATCTGCTGACCCTTTCGTTCACTCCATACCAACTTTGCTCTCTTTAATACTTTCAAATGATGGGAAACACTGGGTTGACTGATTGAAAAGTGCTTGGTTATTTCTCCTGCTGTTAAGTCACTGTCCTTCAGTAACTGCAGGATTTTCCTACGGGTCGGATCGGATAAGGATTATTTTAGGTCAGGGCTGTTGATTAAACAGAAATAGGTATAGAAGTGGGAGTCGTGTGCCGTCAAAGTGACTTTTGCCATCCTACCCAGCGGAGTAGCAGGAGGTGGGGTGGTTAGGGGCAACTTCTTCCCTGTGACACTTCCAAAGGGGTTTGCCCCTGCCCCATCTCCTGATATGGAGCGGCCACCCTTCACTCCCTTGCCGGATGGCAACGGGAATGTGGCGGTACACGATCTCCCCACCCCAAAAAATATCACCTTATTCATGATCAGTCTTTATGATACCTTCCTTGGATGGATTTGTCATTCCTCTAATTGACCCATCATCAAACAGGAGAAGTCCACTGCATAACCTTTTCCCTCCTGATCCATACTAGAAACGATTTCCATGGAATAACCGACCAAGAGGATCATCAAGGGGGAAGCAGGATGGGAGACGGAATACAACCGGAGGCATTTTCCGGGAAAGAGACGGTTCCCGGTCAGTGGTGGAAGCGAAGTAAAGGCCTGTTTCGGTGGAGTTTCCGGGGGATCGTGCTGGTGACAGCCCTGTTGTTTGTCACGGTGTTGTATCTGAAATCAAAACCTTTACCTACACCTCCCATTGGGGTCACTACCCAAATTTACGACATCCGGGGAAAAATAATTGATCACTTGGATCGAGGGGAGCACCGAGAACCGGTTCAGATGTCTCAACTTCCCCCATGGGTGCGTCAAGCGTCACTGGCAGCAGAGGATCAAGGGTTTTACACCCACTGGGGGTTTTCTCCTAAAGGAATTCTACGGGCAGCCTGGGTTAATTTGAAAGAGAAAAGGCTGACCCAAGGGGCCAGTACCATCACCCAACAATTGGCCCGTAATCTGTATCTGACTCATGATCGCACGTGGTCACGAAAAATAAAAGAAGCCGCTCTGACGGTTCAACTGGAGCTTCATTTTTCCAAAGATGAAATCATGGAAATGTACCTTAACAAGATTTATTACGGTCACGGTGCATACGGAGTGGAGCGGGCGGCCCATACCTATTTCCGAAAGAAAGCCAAGGATCTCTCCTTGGCAGAAGCGGCGATGCTGGCGGGAATTCCCCGGGGGCCTAAATGGTATTCTCCTTTGATTTATCCAAAGCGAGCGATTAAACGACAACAGGCAATTCTGGATCAAATGGCCAAGTTGAAGCTGATTTCCAGACAGCAAGCCCTTCAAGCGAAAGAGGAAACCCTTGCCTTTGCTTCCCCCCCTAAACCCACGCCGGCACGGGCACCTTATTTTCGGGATTATGTGATTCAGTCTGCCATCCATCAATTTGGTCTGGATGAAGCCACAGTTCGCAGTGGTGGATTGCGGATCTACACCACATTGGATTTGAAGTTGCAGGAAAAGGGAGAAGAGATTTTAAAGCAACAACTGCAAAACCGGGGAGAATTACAGGGGGCCTTGGTCAGTATCCAACCCAAAACCGGACACATCAAAGCCATGGTAGGGGGGAAAGATTATGTCCAATCCCCCTTTAACCGGGTTTTTGGCAAAAGACAACCGGGTTCCACCTTTAAACCGATCCTGTATTTAGCCGCCTTGCAAAACGGGATGACACCCACTACTCAGTTTGCCAGTAAGCCCACTTCCTTTCCCTATGCAGGGGGGATTTATCGTCCCACCAACTTCCGGAACCGGTATGCCCATCGCCTGATCACCATGGGTGAAGCGATTGCCACTTCGGATAACATCTACGCCGTTCATACCCAGCAGGCCATCGGGGAGGAACAGACAGTGGAGCTGGCCCATCACATGGGCATCAACAGTCCCCTACAGAAGGTTCCGGCCCTGGCTTTAGGCAGCAGTGCCGTCTCTCCCTATGAAATGGCCCAGGTATATGCCACATTGGCCGCCGGTGGTGTTCACCGTCTTCCCACCGGGATCCTGCGAATCGAAGATGCAGCCGGCAATCTGTTGGCCCAATCCAAACAGAGGGCAACACAGGTGGCTTCCCCGGCGGAGTCCTTTGTACTCACCCATATGTTAAAAGGGGTATTTGCCCCTGGGGGAACGGCTTCCAGAGTTCGTCAAATTGTTCACCGGCCCCTGGCGGGGAAAACAGGAAGTACCCACTGGGATTCCTGGCTCTCTGGATTTAGTCCCGACCTGGCCACCACGGTGTGGGTTGGCTATGATCAAGGAAAGGAACTGCCGGAGGGAGCATCGAGGCAAACCCATAACATATGGGGATTGTTTATGCAAAAAGCCTTGACCGGAAAACCCATCCGGGACTTTCATCCCCCTGAGGGAGTTGTCCGTCGGAAGGTGGACCCGGCTTCGGGTTTGTTGGCAACAAGTGAGTGTCCCCGCAGTGTACAAACTTATTTTGTCCAAGGAACGGAACCCACCCGCTCCTGTCCAACTCATACTCCTGTTCCCGATCAGCCTGCCCCCTCCCCCTCTCTTTGGGAGCGGATCAAAAAATGGTGGACCGGTTCATAACCGGCCCACCATTTTTGTAGGTAGGCATGACCTCTGGGAT is part of the Kroppenstedtia pulmonis genome and harbors:
- a CDS encoding transglycosylase domain-containing protein, which encodes MGDGIQPEAFSGKETVPGQWWKRSKGLFRWSFRGIVLVTALLFVTVLYLKSKPLPTPPIGVTTQIYDIRGKIIDHLDRGEHREPVQMSQLPPWVRQASLAAEDQGFYTHWGFSPKGILRAAWVNLKEKRLTQGASTITQQLARNLYLTHDRTWSRKIKEAALTVQLELHFSKDEIMEMYLNKIYYGHGAYGVERAAHTYFRKKAKDLSLAEAAMLAGIPRGPKWYSPLIYPKRAIKRQQAILDQMAKLKLISRQQALQAKEETLAFASPPKPTPARAPYFRDYVIQSAIHQFGLDEATVRSGGLRIYTTLDLKLQEKGEEILKQQLQNRGELQGALVSIQPKTGHIKAMVGGKDYVQSPFNRVFGKRQPGSTFKPILYLAALQNGMTPTTQFASKPTSFPYAGGIYRPTNFRNRYAHRLITMGEAIATSDNIYAVHTQQAIGEEQTVELAHHMGINSPLQKVPALALGSSAVSPYEMAQVYATLAAGGVHRLPTGILRIEDAAGNLLAQSKQRATQVASPAESFVLTHMLKGVFAPGGTASRVRQIVHRPLAGKTGSTHWDSWLSGFSPDLATTVWVGYDQGKELPEGASRQTHNIWGLFMQKALTGKPIRDFHPPEGVVRRKVDPASGLLATSECPRSVQTYFVQGTEPTRSCPTHTPVPDQPAPSPSLWERIKKWWTGS